One Castanea sativa cultivar Marrone di Chiusa Pesio chromosome 4, ASM4071231v1 DNA window includes the following coding sequences:
- the LOC142632501 gene encoding uncharacterized protein LOC142632501, which produces MSASNPRSGCASIWLLCSVLLFSIVAGGGYLIVYMILLKSQSTSWLPVAGVTLICLPWLFWFLTFLYQVISCACRFRLRIHSVDAGGDDRGPNVVTEPPRNSQGKQAGHLGVMVVGSQNGRGGMEGKLGKQSRSSSYASNNLHESEMPLALSLVS; this is translated from the coding sequence ATGTCTGCATCCAATCCAAGGTCTGGATGTGCATCCATATGGCTCCTTTGTTCTGTTTTGCTTTTCTCTATAGTTGCCGGAGGCGGCTACCTTATTGTATACATGATCCTACTAAAGTCACAATCCACCTCTTGGCTTCCCGTTGCTGGGGTGACATTAATTTGCCTTCCCTGGTTGTTTTGGTTCCTCACCTTCTTATATCAAGTCATTTCATGCGCGTGTCGATTTAGACTTCGTATCCATAGTGTGGATGCTGGAGGAGATGATAGAGGACCAAATGTGGTGACAGAGCCTCCTAGAAACTCTCAAGGAAAGCAAGCTGGGCACCTAGGGGTTATGGTTGTGGGTAGCCAAAATGGTCGTGGTGGCATGGAAGGGAAGCTTGGAAAACAAAGTAGGTCGTCAAGCTATGCAAGCAACAATTTGCATGAGAGTGAAATGCCATTGGCCTTATCACTGGTATCTTAA